The region TCTAACAACCCACAGCTTAAGGATTTAGTTCTTTGGTTACTTTTTGATTTCTCTTTTGGAGAGTCCCAAATGACAGAGGCTCTGTTGTGTAGCTTTTGAAGAAGACAGACAAGTCATTGCAAGAAATTTAGTCTACTGCATCTCCATCCTCACTGGTGGACATGCAGGAGAAGTGGACAAACAGAGAGCGTAGAGATCCCCTGCTCTCTTTCATTAGAAGAGGGCTAAGGGGATCGAGGTCTTCTTGGTAGACAAAATACCCAGACCCACATGCTCCAGAGGCTCAAAGATGGGCCAGAGAGACCATCCAAAACCATCTTGTTAAATTGTGTAATTTTCTGGTTTTGCGTCTGTCCAAAGTAGCATATATAGTTGCCTCCATTTCTTCCTGattaacaaaacataaatattcaggAATGCAATTAAGAACAGCAGACAAAAGAATCAAGgttaaacaaattaattatataaatgAACAATAATTATTCTTAATATTAGTCATTGAAAAAAGTGGACTTGCAGAACAACTGGAATTTGTCACGGGGATTTTTGAGAGTTCATGATTTTTTGTCATGAATTACTGCGTGCTACATATGATCCCGCCTCAATGACGCTGACGTCATATCAGGAGTCTAATCTGTAGCATGAGGCTTTACTGGTGCTGCAGACACATCCTCAAACGACTGATGATCATTGAGAAAGGTAACTGTTATCCTTAGAACAACAATATGTCATCCTTTGaatttaattaaaagtaaactatatatatatatatatatatatgtgtgtgtgtgtgtgttcatactaGCATTCTTCTTGCTTAAGAAGGATAAAGTGGTTTAATGTGAGTAGACTCTGATGAttcatcaacatttttcatttatttttcatgatgtCATTGCAGGTCTCAAGACAACAATGGAGAAATTTACTACTGTACCTTTCTATCACATCAATACAACAGATGTATCTCATGCAAATGTCTCTTTGTTTGACAAGTATGCAGAGCTGAGACAGTCTCTCAACACCTTGTCCCTCGTTGTTTACTGTCTGGCCTTTGTCCTTGGTGTGCTCGGGAATGGAGTGGTTATCTGGGTGACCGGGTTCAAGATGAAGAAAACCGTTAACACAGTTTGGTTCCTCAACCTGGCTGTGGCCGACTTCCTCTTCACAGCATTCCTGCCCCTGAGAGTGACCTACATGGCTTTGGATTTCCACTGGCCTTTTGGCCAGTTCATGTGCAAACTTCATTCCACTATAACCTCTCTGAACATCTTTGCCAGTGTCTACATTCTGATGGTGATCAGTGTGGacagatgtgtgtctgtggtgttgCCCGTCTGGGCCCAGAACCACCGGAGTGTACGCAAGGCGTCCTGTGTGAGTCTGGGTGTTTGGGTACTGGCTCTGATTCTCAGCATTCCTGACTTCATCTTCAGGGACACTGAGCCGTCATCTAACAATGACAAAATCATCAACTGCTTCAACAACTATGTTCTTTCTGGTAATGAAACATCGTCTGTGATACAGCTTCGTGATGAGGCCATGACCATCACTCGCTTCCTCCTGGGATTTCTTGTCCCCTTCACTGTCATTGTCTCCTGTTATGCTGTGATAATCCATCGTATCAGAAGAAACCGCACCCTGGCCAGCCAGTCAAGTCGCCCCTTTAAGATCGTCGCCGCAGTTATCACCACTTTTTTCCTGTGCTGGGCTCCACTTCACATCATGGAATTAATTGAGATGGTGAATTTCAGGCCTACTTATGATAGTAAAACATTACACCATGTCACCACTATTGGTGTTCCTATAGCAAAGAGCCTGGCCTCTCTCAACAGTGGCTTGAACCCACTGCTGTATGTGTTCATGGGACAAGATTTCAAAGACAGAGTTCATAAATCCATCCTGAATGTTTTGGAGAATGCCTTCCAGGATGAGGTTTCTCGCTCTCACACCTACAAAACGTCTACGGTCATCAGCAGAAGCAAAGATAAGTCAGTTAGTGACACTTCGGTATGAAGTTATCCATGAtatgaataaacaaaaaatgcaattgtAAATGATTTCTACACCTGGAATTGTAAAGAACAGATCTGTTTTAGTGTGATAAATACCTACATGGTTACTATGAGTTAATTATGATCCTAAGgttttctgttatttcttaACGCTTAGACAACACACAGTTAAACCACAGGAAAGGAATGGTCTCCTTATTCTCTGTATGACTGTGGTTATGAATATTGTGATATGTATGAATAAAAGATAggaggagatattgggtttggggtcCTCCCCTaagaaaatttgaaggtttttgacttaaaactaagcattttacatcattttggaccattattattactagttaaatgattattttattatttatcacagccttaagtctgaacatttaattcttctggaaatgtttgccctgtaaaatcatattctataaatcagaagagcagattcagaaaaaaaaaaaatcttttaaataatgtttcactaATTATAtctgttcacaaataaaaaaaaagttatgacgaacagttcagtaattattttacaaaaaggacgtgaacattgtattgataaattacagcagcagtgaaaaaagttaatttcagaccctgaaccTGTCGATCAAAGCTTTATTctaatgtattttgttttagttttatttgaaaCTTGTTTTTACTCTTCAATGAATCTGTAAATTAATGATTCGGTTTGTAGataataaattgtaaaatgacatttcctggaaaaaataaagtcttgtCGACAAAGggagctttgtgtttttttacatctgtCACTTACAAAACAGCAAAGAAAACACGCACACAATACAAGTCCCAGTTGTTTATATCTGCACCATTTTTGGATGTAGATTTTGTATTTTGATTTTGCTCCTTTGGCCTGTAAGGTGATTTTAACCACACAAATTCCcctgaaatgtatatttcttaaTGAGCACCCAGACGCCACCAATCTACATTGTTGCCTTCCATGTACCGACACCATAGGAAGTGATTCACCTGAATTTGGACTGCTAGTTTgataaatatttcagttttctttattgtaaGGACAGGCTATAGTCTAATCAACAAATATGACGTAACCGTCAAACAACACAGAACAGCAGAAAAAGGAAATGGCCCATTTATTCTATATGTAAGACTGTCTATGAAAGCTTTAttctaatatattttatttgattatatgaATCATAAATGGTTAATTTATCTTgctattattttacattattaaaatgttatgtggACTCCCCACTGTGATGTATAATCACAATATAATTTAACAAAAGATTGTGCCTAGAATCTCTTTCTCTAGTATCATACAGTGATACAGGATATACTCTTGATAGTCTATTTCTTATTATAGACTTCATTCATTATATTAATTGACCAGCAGAGGGAactgttttacatattttagtgtagGCCAGGTCAAAAGGGGGTTCTCTCCTCAACGCCTGCAGAATCTGGTGCTTCTCAGACAAAGCATAGCAAACTTTAGAGGGAAATAAAGACTGCAGcacattgattttatttaataatggaAGCTTGTTTGTTGCACTTTCTGTGAtattaaaggtaaaaaaataaatgaatttgctccagttttttttcccttcatgaATGTATTCTGGTCAACAAAGTGGGTACCTCATTAGTGTTATGTTCTGGTTCAACAATagcgtggactcaaatgcagacacaaacacaagtcttttaAAGGTGTAACAATGATAATTTATTAAAAGGTACTGTGAATAGGGCTGGGGTTCCTGGAGGTCCGAAACAAGGCAGTAATAATGTCAATACTTAAATCACGGAACGGGGGGCACGGAGAGGGGGCGTCCAGGAATCCTTCCAGGTGGACAGAACTTGAGCTCCGAGAGGTGGAATGGCGTCTGAGAGTGAACAGGCAGGTAAGTAACTAAGGTAAGGATCCAGgtcgaggaggagcagagtgtaggagtgagcaggcaggttggaACCAGGAAGCAGCAACAGCTGGCAGGTGAACAGACCTGAGCAAAGAACAAAACAAGGTGAGTCCAAAAAtcccaaaacacaaacataagcAAAGTCAAGAGCAATTTACTAAGAGGGCCTGAATATGTCTTGTACCACTGAGGGCAACAGAACAATCTGGCAGGAagaccggggtagatatactgcaggtgtgtgtgatgaggttaattgctgtcagctgctccagcagtgcctgaccaggagaaggaggaggaggaaagccacacctcccaacacactgacagactagacaaacagggaaaaacacacagagacaaaagggcagggaaaaagaggaaacacaaggaaaactAGACTGCCAAGGTGAAATCATGACAATTAGTCCGTTATGATTTTCTTTGAATATTTTGAGAATGCTTTTTTTGCCAAAGTCAGTTATTACCAGTATCTTTTTACACCCTGAATTgatattgttctgataatttcCATTAGGtaacatttatattaaaatgtgttcattttattAGTGAAATAGTTTGGAcagtttgggggaaaaaactcaTGAGAACATTTATATCCTCCTGTATAATTTCACAATGTTATTTTCTGTGTGAAAGATATTGTTTACATCATTTGTCactgttaaattaaaaagaggCGACATTAGATCTGTGGGTGAATTGTAGGAACATTTCAGCCAAGGCCATACCGATcgatgtgtatttgtttatttgactgATAATAAAGTACTGCTAGTAGTGTTTGGGGGGAAGTTTTGTGCTTGTTCAAACTGACACGTCATTTCCAAAGTAAAGATATCAGTTGTACATCAGTGTTTCTAAATTTCAGAGGAAATATGATTGAGAAAGAGTAACATGTGATGCTGACAGGAAGGACTGATAACCTAGGCTTGTGCATTCCTCATATACTAACATCGCTTTTGATAAAATATCAGTAAATGATATATTCTCTTTTGCTTGCAGAGATAAATCTACACAGGCAGCATAGTCGATGTGTCCAGCTTTCAAGTGAACAGTGGCAGGGACGGAGTAGCCTACTATTTTATAAAACTGCTCAGCAACCCTCAATGAATGATAAATGCTGCAAATAACCTGTTCAGAGACCAGTTCAGACAGTGACACAGAGCTATTACACTCTCTACATCAAGCAAATATGATCTCATTCCGCATCGATCCATAGTCGTCTAACAACCCACAGCTTAAGGATTTAGTTCTTTGGTTACTTTTTGATTTCTCTTTTGGAGAGTCCCAAATGACAGAGGCTCTGTTGTGTAGCTTTTGAAGAAGACAGACAAGTCATTGCAAGAAATTTAGTCTACTGCATCTCCATCCTCACTGGTGGACATGCAGGAGAAGTGGACAAACAGAGAGCGTAGAGATCCCCTGCTCTCTTTCATTAGAAGAGGGCTAAGGGGATCGAGGTCTTCTTGGTAGACAAAATACCCAGACCCACATGCTCCAGAGGCTCAAAGATGGGCCAGAGAGACCATCCAAAACCATCTTGTTAAATTGTGTAATTTTCTGGTTTTGCGTCTGTCCAAAGTAGCATATATAGTTGCCTCCATTTCTTCCTGattaacaaaacataaatattcaggAATGCAATTAAGAACAGCAGACAAAAGAATCAAGgttaaacaaattaattatataaatgAACAATAATTATTCTTAATATTAGTCATTGAAAAAAGTGGACTTGCAGAACAACTGGAATTTGTCACGGGGATTTTTGAGAGTTCATGATTTTTTGTCATGAATTACTGCGTGCTACATATGATCCCGCCTCAATGACGCTGACGTCATATCAGGAGTCTAATCTGTAGCATGAGGCTTTACTGGTGCTGCAGACACATCCTCAAACGACTGATGATCATTGAGAAAGGTAACTGTTATCCTTAGAACAACAATATGTCATCCTTTGaatttaattaaaagtaaactatatatatatatatatatatatatgtgtgtgtgtgtgtgttcatactaGCATTCTTCTTGCTTAAGAAGGATAAAGTGGTTTAATGTGAGTAGACTCTGATGAttcatcaaca is a window of Sebastes umbrosus isolate fSebUmb1 chromosome 11, fSebUmb1.pri, whole genome shotgun sequence DNA encoding:
- the LOC119497581 gene encoding chemokine-like receptor 1; this translates as MEKFTTVPFYHINTTDVSHANVSLFDKYAELRQSLNTLSLVVYCLAFVLGVLGNGVVIWVTGFKMKKTVNTVWFLNLAVADFLFTAFLPLRVTYMALDFHWPFGQFMCKLHSTITSLNIFASVYILMVISVDRCVSVVLPVWAQNHRSVRKASCVSLGVWVLALILSIPDFIFRDTEPSSNNDKIINCFNNYVLSGNETSSVIQLRDEAMTITRFLLGFLVPFTVIVSCYAVIIHRIRRNRTLASQSSRPFKIVAAVITTFFLCWAPLHIMELIEMVNFRPTYDSKTLHHVTTIGVPIAKSLASLNSGLNPLLYVFMGQDFKDRVHKSILNVLENAFQDEVSRSHTYKTSTVISRSKDKSVSDTSV